One part of the Streptomyces lydicus genome encodes these proteins:
- a CDS encoding YqgE/AlgH family protein, whose protein sequence is MTEVSSLTGRLLVATPALADPNFDRAVVLLLDHDEEGSLGVVLNRPTPVGVADILAPWAALAGEPGVVFQGGPVSLDSALGVAVVPGGPSGDGGVPAVDGGARPDEDGAEATGVAAADRADVAAGDEPLGWRRVHGAIGLVDLEAPPELLAAVLGSLRIFAGYAGWGPGQLEDELVEGAWYVVESEPGDVSSPDPEQLWRAVLRRQRNELAMVATYPDDPSLN, encoded by the coding sequence ATGACCGAGGTGTCCTCGCTCACAGGCCGGCTGCTCGTCGCGACGCCCGCGCTCGCCGATCCCAATTTCGACCGCGCGGTGGTGCTGCTCCTCGACCACGACGAGGAGGGCTCCCTCGGCGTGGTCCTCAACCGCCCCACGCCGGTCGGCGTCGCGGACATCCTCGCGCCCTGGGCCGCGCTGGCCGGTGAGCCGGGGGTGGTCTTCCAGGGCGGTCCGGTCTCGCTGGACTCGGCGCTCGGGGTGGCCGTGGTGCCCGGCGGGCCGTCCGGCGACGGCGGCGTCCCGGCCGTGGACGGCGGCGCCCGGCCCGACGAGGACGGTGCGGAGGCGACCGGCGTGGCCGCCGCGGACCGCGCCGACGTCGCGGCCGGCGACGAGCCGCTGGGCTGGCGCAGGGTGCACGGCGCGATCGGTCTCGTCGACCTGGAGGCCCCGCCGGAGCTGCTCGCCGCGGTGCTCGGCAGTCTGCGGATCTTCGCCGGCTACGCGGGCTGGGGACCGGGCCAGCTGGAGGACGAGCTGGTCGAGGGCGCCTGGTACGTCGTCGAGTCCGAGCCCGGTGACGTCTCCTCGCCCGACCCGGAGCAGCTGTGGCGGGCGGTGCTGCGGCGGCAGCGCAACGAACTGGCGATGGTGGCGACGTACCCGGACGACCCCTCGCTGAACTGA
- a CDS encoding DUF3039 domain-containing protein yields the protein MSTLEPERGAGTGTLVEPTPQVSHGDGDHERFAHYVQKDKIMASALDGTPVVALCGKVWVPGRDPKKYPVCPMCKEIFESMGAGGDKDKGGKDGGKK from the coding sequence ATGAGCACTCTTGAGCCCGAGCGCGGGGCAGGCACGGGGACCCTCGTAGAGCCGACACCTCAGGTGTCGCACGGCGACGGCGACCACGAGCGCTTCGCCCACTACGTCCAGAAGGACAAGATCATGGCGAGCGCGCTCGACGGTACCCCCGTCGTGGCGCTCTGCGGCAAGGTCTGGGTCCCGGGCCGTGACCCCAAGAAGTACCCGGTCTGCCCGATGTGCAAGGAGATCTTCGAGTCCATGGGCGCCGGTGGCGACAAGGACAAGGGCGGCAAGGACGGCGGCAAGAAGTAG